The window ataataataataataataataacataataatagtaataataataataataactacaatgttttaaaaataatttaaaattataaattgtgcttaatttcactataataaatactataattaaaataaaattatataatttaaatcttataataaataataactattatattttataaattaataattaatcaataaagtcatagtgcaattttaatttataaaatttatttaattataatattcgtaaatattataattataatataatataataattattatatttattattataataaatgagtacTATAATACTTcatgtaactataattataattatattaatatatattatgatagataattcatatttaaactatccatcgtaataatcaatataattattattatttgtaactaattattttttacaatattatttttttataaataaaataataataaatatatttttagtttgatgtttaaattaaatatacatttaaaattttgatattttccaaacacagtAAAGTTtctaggaatcatattcccgggattcattttcccaggaatcattttccttgccaactttactttcccgtcAACCAAACATTGCCAATATGTATTCTTTTATtacattttgaaaaacaaCACCATACAATAGAATACAACAACATTTCGTCAAACTTATTCCAGTCGTCATTTTTCAACCTCTCAAGCCATGCTTGACAATGGACCAATATCCACCTCCAATATTTTGGAGATTAAGCCTGAATTTTTTATCTTCGTTGCAATGTGTCTGGTCGTAAGCATTTTAAACTTCCTCAAACACTTCATCGACCCTATTTCCTTTGGGAGGGTCTCTAGATGTGGACAATTCTTGATTTCTAGTTGCTCGAGCTTCGGCATTACACCTTCTCCAACTAGAATATTTCTCAGATTCCACAACTCATTGATGTTAAGGACGCAGAGCTTAGGAAACCCGTTGTTCTTGATCACCATTTCTTGACCAGTGTACGCATTCCGCAGTTTGAGGCGCTTTAGTTTGGGCAACTCCTCTAGTAACGGCATGGGGTCTTCATCAAGACACGTATTTACCAACACCAAGTCACTAACCCGATAGAGTCCACCCTGTGTTTTAGGGAGTCTAGCCAGACGTCGATTCAACTTGAGTGTTGGCAGCATATATATCTTTCCGATCTCGTCCAAACATGGCATGCATCTGAAGTGGAACCCTCTCAAGGCAAGGCAAGAGCAATGATTTATGTCCCCTTTCTTCAGTGATGCA is drawn from Salvia hispanica cultivar TCC Black 2014 chromosome 6, UniMelb_Shisp_WGS_1.0, whole genome shotgun sequence and contains these coding sequences:
- the LOC125195570 gene encoding probable disease resistance protein RF9, with the translated sequence MPFFFSGVVENLGSIPIAPMWRKIRSLRHLYMSDVVCSEPLKLDIWKLISLAFVSIYDYAFENLGWMRKTGLNLLGIEDIDENANVSKLVASLKKGDINHCSCLALRGFHFRCMPCLDEIGKIYMLPTLKLNRRLARLPKTQGGLYRVSDLVLVNTCLDEDPMPLLEELPKLKRLKLRNAYTGQEMVIKNNGFPKLCVLNINELWNLRNILVGEGVMPKLEQLEIKNCPHLETLPKEIGSMKCLRKFKMLTTRHIATKIKNSGLISKILEVDIGPLSSMA